One window of Cystobacter fuscus DSM 2262 genomic DNA carries:
- a CDS encoding long-chain fatty acid--CoA ligase translates to MEKIWLKHYPPGVPAEIDDKQYPSLTHLLEESFRKFADRPAFKCMGKSITYRELDVLSQRVGAWLQSQGLTRGAAVAIMMPNVLQYPICIAAILRAGYTVVNINPLYTPRELEHQLKDSGAQAIFILENFAITLQQVVERTALQHVVVASMGDLLGGVKGALVNLVVRKVKKLVPAYHLPRAVKFNQMLAEGKRLSLVPVTTSRDDVAFLQYTGGTTGVSKGATLLHRNVIANLLQVEAWLQPAMKGNSSEALNIVCALPLYHIFALTVCGLMGIRMGSMNILIPNPRDIPDFIKTLSQQPFHILPAVNTLYNALVHHPDFAKLDFSHLRVANGGGMAVQRATAEKWFATTRVPILEGYGLSETSPVATSNPATATEYSGTIGLPLPSTEIAIRDDEGKDVPLGQPGEICIRGPQVMAGYWNHPDETAKVMLPDGFFKSGDIGIMDERGHTRIVDRKKDMILVSGFNVYPNEVEGVVAMHPGVLEVAAVGVPDEHSGEAVKLFVVKKDPSLTEAQLLDYCRQQLTGYKRPRFIEFRADLPKTNVGKILRRELREKTAS, encoded by the coding sequence ATGGAGAAGATCTGGCTCAAGCACTACCCACCTGGGGTTCCGGCCGAGATCGATGACAAGCAGTACCCCTCGCTGACCCACCTGTTGGAGGAGTCGTTCCGCAAGTTCGCCGATCGCCCGGCCTTCAAGTGCATGGGCAAGTCCATCACTTACCGGGAGCTGGATGTCCTGTCGCAGCGGGTGGGCGCGTGGCTGCAATCCCAGGGGCTCACCCGTGGCGCGGCCGTCGCCATCATGATGCCCAACGTGTTGCAGTACCCGATCTGCATCGCCGCCATCCTGCGCGCGGGCTACACGGTGGTGAACATCAACCCGCTCTACACGCCGCGCGAGCTGGAACACCAGCTCAAGGACAGCGGAGCCCAGGCCATCTTCATCCTGGAGAACTTCGCGATCACGCTCCAACAGGTCGTGGAGCGCACGGCCCTCCAGCACGTGGTGGTCGCCTCGATGGGCGACCTGCTGGGCGGCGTGAAGGGCGCCCTCGTCAACCTCGTGGTGCGCAAGGTGAAGAAGCTGGTGCCCGCCTACCACCTGCCACGCGCCGTCAAGTTCAACCAGATGCTGGCCGAGGGAAAGCGCCTGTCGCTCGTGCCGGTGACGACGTCGCGCGACGACGTCGCCTTCCTGCAATACACGGGTGGCACCACGGGCGTGAGCAAGGGCGCCACGCTGCTGCACCGCAATGTCATCGCCAATCTGTTGCAGGTGGAAGCCTGGCTCCAGCCCGCCATGAAAGGCAATTCGTCCGAGGCACTCAACATCGTCTGCGCGCTGCCGCTCTACCACATCTTCGCGCTCACCGTCTGCGGGCTGATGGGCATCCGCATGGGCTCGATGAACATCCTCATCCCCAACCCGCGCGACATTCCAGACTTCATCAAGACGCTGTCCCAGCAGCCCTTCCACATCCTGCCGGCCGTCAACACCCTCTACAACGCGCTGGTGCACCACCCCGACTTCGCCAAACTCGACTTCTCCCACCTGAGGGTCGCCAACGGAGGCGGCATGGCCGTGCAGCGGGCCACCGCGGAGAAGTGGTTCGCCACCACCCGCGTTCCGATCCTCGAGGGTTATGGCCTGTCCGAGACCTCGCCGGTGGCCACCAGCAACCCGGCCACCGCCACGGAGTACTCCGGCACCATCGGCCTTCCCCTGCCCTCCACGGAGATCGCCATCCGCGATGACGAGGGGAAGGACGTGCCGCTCGGCCAGCCCGGGGAGATCTGCATCCGCGGCCCCCAGGTGATGGCGGGCTACTGGAACCACCCGGACGAGACGGCCAAGGTCATGCTGCCCGACGGCTTCTTCAAGTCCGGCGACATCGGCATCATGGACGAGCGCGGACACACCCGCATCGTGGATCGCAAGAAGGACATGATCCTCGTGTCGGGCTTCAACGTCTATCCCAACGAGGTGGAGGGCGTGGTCGCCATGCACCCGGGCGTGTTGGAGGTGGCCGCCGTGGGCGTGCCCGACGAGCACTCCGGCGAGGCCGTCAAACTCTTCGTGGTGAAGAAGGACCCGTCCCTCACCGAGGCCCAGCTGCTCGACTACTGCCGCCAACAGCTCACCGGCTACAAGCGGCCCAGGTTCATCGAGTTCCGCGCGGATCTGCCCAAGACCAACGTGGGGAAGATCCTCCGCCGGGAGCTGCGCGAGAAGACGGCGAGCTGA
- a CDS encoding OPT family oligopeptide transporter, translating into MREERSEPPPGAAVSGRALTPRALALGALLGAGLSLTNLYVGLKTGLAFPVTVIACVLGLGMYRALAWPWRTRSRPGLSLLETSAMQSTASSAGYSTGGTLISANVAWLMLSGHHPPGWALFCWTLLISALGVLFAVPLQHAFLHRESLPFPSGLAAASAARMLQQGDVSARQGTRVLGGAALVAGLLTFARDGLKRIPASLPLAGTVHGVPLAPLSFSLDLGLLSPGVGALVGPRIAASILLGAITCFGVLVPWLHVRGTLPQPDYAHASDWSMWPGTALVTSAAFTHLLSRRDVLRRAFSSLLQAGAGGPGSHTGPGQVPRSWWLAGLALLSLGTVVLGAGVFGIPPHLGLFGVLLSFPLAVAACRVTGETDVTPSGALGQLAQIAFCVVMPGNPLASTIAASLSGSTASTSADLLTDVKAGSLLGATPRQTVLAQLWGCLVGSAVIVPAFLLLVPDTSVLSEEHFPAPGGTFVEGLARVLATGLGTLAPASRWGALAGGVGGILLALLEQHAPERLRPFVPSAIGVGIAFVLPPSAALSMFLGSLAAALLARARPAFALVATVPLAAGLIAGESLVSLTLTLLAVLGLLPPS; encoded by the coding sequence ATGCGAGAGGAGCGGAGCGAGCCCCCCCCCGGCGCCGCCGTGTCCGGCCGGGCACTCACCCCCCGCGCATTGGCGCTCGGCGCGCTCCTGGGCGCGGGGCTCAGCCTCACCAACCTCTACGTCGGACTGAAGACGGGGCTGGCCTTTCCGGTGACGGTCATCGCCTGCGTGCTGGGGCTCGGCATGTACCGGGCGCTGGCCTGGCCATGGCGCACCCGCTCGCGCCCTGGGCTGTCCCTGTTGGAGACGAGCGCCATGCAGTCCACGGCCTCCTCGGCGGGCTACTCCACGGGAGGCACCCTCATCTCCGCCAACGTGGCGTGGCTGATGCTCTCCGGCCACCACCCTCCGGGCTGGGCGCTCTTCTGCTGGACGCTGCTCATCTCCGCGCTCGGAGTCCTTTTCGCCGTCCCACTCCAGCACGCCTTCCTCCACCGCGAGAGCCTCCCCTTCCCCTCCGGACTGGCCGCGGCCTCGGCGGCGCGGATGCTCCAGCAAGGAGACGTCTCCGCGCGCCAGGGAACCCGGGTGCTCGGTGGAGCGGCCCTGGTGGCCGGCCTGCTCACGTTCGCCCGCGATGGGCTGAAGCGGATACCCGCCTCGCTGCCCCTTGCAGGCACCGTCCACGGCGTACCGCTGGCTCCTCTCTCCTTCTCCCTCGACCTCGGCCTGCTCTCCCCTGGAGTCGGCGCCCTGGTGGGCCCGCGCATCGCCGCCTCGATCCTGCTCGGCGCCATCACCTGCTTCGGCGTGCTCGTCCCCTGGCTCCACGTTCGAGGCACCCTGCCCCAACCCGACTACGCACACGCGTCCGACTGGAGCATGTGGCCCGGCACCGCCCTGGTGACGAGCGCCGCCTTCACCCACCTGCTGTCGCGGCGGGACGTCCTGCGCCGCGCGTTCTCCTCGCTCCTCCAGGCCGGAGCCGGGGGCCCGGGGAGCCACACGGGCCCGGGACAGGTTCCACGCTCCTGGTGGCTCGCCGGCCTCGCGCTGCTCTCGCTGGGGACGGTGGTGCTGGGAGCTGGAGTCTTCGGCATCCCCCCCCACCTGGGGCTGTTCGGCGTGCTGCTCTCCTTCCCGCTCGCCGTGGCGGCGTGCCGGGTAACCGGGGAGACGGACGTCACCCCCTCGGGAGCCCTGGGACAGCTCGCCCAGATCGCCTTCTGCGTCGTCATGCCCGGCAACCCCCTGGCCAGCACCATCGCCGCCAGCCTCTCGGGCTCCACCGCCTCCACGAGCGCGGACCTGCTCACCGACGTCAAGGCCGGCTCGCTGCTCGGCGCGACCCCCCGGCAGACCGTCCTCGCCCAGCTCTGGGGTTGCCTCGTCGGCTCGGCCGTCATCGTCCCCGCCTTCCTGCTCCTCGTGCCGGACACCTCCGTCCTCTCCGAGGAGCACTTCCCCGCTCCCGGCGGCACCTTCGTGGAGGGGTTGGCCCGGGTGCTCGCCACGGGCCTCGGTACCCTGGCCCCCGCCTCCCGCTGGGGCGCGCTCGCCGGAGGGGTGGGCGGCATCCTCCTGGCGCTGCTCGAGCAACATGCCCCCGAGCGCCTGCGTCCCTTCGTCCCCTCGGCCATCGGCGTCGGCATCGCCTTCGTGCTCCCCCCCTCCGCCGCCCTGTCCATGTTCCTGGGCTCGCTCGCCGCGGCCCTCCTCGCCCGCGCGCGGCCCGCCTTCGCGCTCGTCGCCACCGTCCCCCTGGCCGCGGGCCTCATCGCCGGGGAGAGCCTGGTGAGCCTCACCCTCACCCTGCTCGCCGTGCTCGGGCTCCTTCCGCCTTCCTGA
- a CDS encoding ATP-binding protein — translation MSAGRWTWLLGRLDALLPENRHHLTPGELGRYRVLLGSTVLLAAMSLVLAITSGLGVNGGAPLVRIGTGAAIGFALILVYLRAGGPLRLGSLLVCGTMLAGYMLTTFLMSRQIVASHAASLLIPLLAVYLLGVKAGLVFTGFFCLNSGILLPLYLSGFGSREPIFANSQAWIAGVLDSLILLLGWGLSSLFGIARDEASATVRDSERKLHSLLESTTDPVCSLDEQGRIITSNSVARKMFLEMYGKELHPGTELDQRSDPAVQEQWRNSLQRALRGESVRFEWVRRGPHRTWVLDVALHPLWGQGDRPVGVTLFGRDITERKEAEAKLGELHRGLMEVSRQAGMAEMATGVLHNVGNMFNSVNVSASLVLERLQGSRTTSLLRASELLAEHETNLPTFLTEDTRGRQLPKYLSTVSRHLVREQEDLLTEMKELLRNVEHIREVVSLQQENARVVGRVELVTVSELIDNALRLHLDAFERLGIRIQREYTEVAPLPLDRHRLLQILVNLLGNARHALVESGRDDKRLSLRVRREGEVWLRIEVEDNGVGIAPEHLTRLFSHGFTTKKEGHGFGLHSSALAAEAMKGRLRCESQGKGHGACFTLELPLSGWEKLA, via the coding sequence ATGAGCGCAGGGCGGTGGACGTGGTTGCTTGGGCGTTTGGACGCCCTGTTGCCCGAGAACCGGCACCACCTGACGCCTGGTGAGCTTGGCCGCTACCGGGTCCTGCTGGGGAGCACCGTCCTGCTGGCGGCCATGTCCCTGGTGCTCGCGATCACCTCTGGCCTGGGGGTGAACGGGGGCGCACCTCTGGTGAGGATCGGCACGGGCGCCGCGATCGGCTTCGCGTTGATCCTGGTGTACCTGAGAGCGGGAGGCCCGCTCCGGCTCGGGTCGCTCCTCGTCTGCGGAACCATGCTGGCCGGGTACATGCTGACGACGTTCTTGATGTCCCGTCAGATCGTCGCCTCGCACGCGGCCAGCCTGCTCATCCCCCTGTTGGCGGTCTACCTGCTGGGAGTGAAGGCGGGGCTCGTCTTCACGGGTTTCTTCTGTCTCAACTCGGGGATCCTCCTGCCCCTCTACCTGTCGGGGTTCGGGAGCCGGGAGCCGATCTTCGCCAACTCCCAGGCGTGGATCGCCGGAGTGCTCGACTCACTCATCCTGCTGCTCGGCTGGGGGTTGAGCTCGCTGTTCGGCATCGCGCGGGACGAGGCCTCCGCCACGGTGCGCGACAGCGAGCGCAAGCTGCACAGCTTGTTGGAGAGCACGACGGATCCGGTGTGCTCGCTCGACGAACAGGGGCGCATCATCACGTCCAATAGCGTGGCGCGGAAGATGTTCCTGGAGATGTACGGCAAGGAGCTGCACCCGGGAACCGAGCTGGATCAGCGCAGCGATCCCGCGGTGCAGGAGCAATGGCGCAACAGCCTGCAGCGCGCCCTGCGCGGAGAGAGCGTCCGCTTCGAGTGGGTCAGGCGGGGCCCCCACCGCACCTGGGTGCTCGATGTCGCGCTCCACCCCCTGTGGGGACAGGGGGATCGGCCCGTGGGGGTGACGCTCTTCGGACGCGACATCACGGAGCGCAAGGAGGCCGAGGCGAAGCTGGGAGAGTTGCACCGGGGGTTGATGGAGGTGTCCCGCCAGGCGGGCATGGCGGAGATGGCCACGGGCGTGCTGCACAACGTGGGCAACATGTTCAACAGCGTCAACGTCTCCGCCTCGCTCGTGCTCGAGCGGCTGCAAGGCTCGCGCACCACGTCCCTCTTGCGTGCCTCGGAGCTCCTGGCCGAGCACGAGACGAACCTGCCCACCTTCCTGACGGAGGACACCCGGGGGCGCCAGCTTCCGAAGTACCTGTCCACGGTGTCCCGGCACCTGGTGCGGGAGCAGGAGGATCTGCTCACGGAGATGAAGGAGCTGCTGCGCAACGTGGAGCACATCCGCGAGGTGGTGAGCCTGCAGCAGGAGAACGCCCGCGTCGTGGGCCGGGTGGAGCTGGTCACGGTGTCCGAGCTGATCGACAACGCGCTGCGCCTGCACCTGGACGCCTTCGAGCGCCTGGGCATCCGCATCCAGCGCGAGTACACCGAGGTGGCACCGCTGCCGCTGGACCGGCACCGGCTGCTGCAGATCCTCGTGAATCTCCTGGGCAACGCGCGGCATGCCCTGGTGGAGAGCGGACGCGATGACAAGCGGTTGTCGCTGCGCGTGCGGCGCGAGGGCGAGGTGTGGCTGCGCATCGAGGTGGAAGACAATGGGGTGGGCATCGCCCCGGAGCACCTGACGCGGCTGTTCTCCCACGGCTTCACCACCAAGAAGGAAGGCCATGGCTTTGGTCTTCACTCCAGCGCGCTGGCCGCCGAGGCGATGAAGGGCCGGCTGCGCTGTGAAAGCCAAGGCAAGGGCCATGGCGCATGCTTCACCCTGGAGCTGCCCCTGAGCGGGTGGGAGAAGCTGGCCTGA
- a CDS encoding glycoside hydrolase family 3 C-terminal domain-containing protein encodes MSEQIKDYKARAQHLVSQMTLEEKALLMSGNGAWTTHKVERLGIPSIFMADGPHGLRKALGPNTADSVPATCFPTASALASSWDTELLAEIGAALAREAQANDVQLLLGPGNNMKRSPLGGRNFEYFSEDPFLAGHLAASYINGLQGQGVGSTLKHFAVNNQEHERMVSSSIVDERTLHEIYLPAFEIAVTQAQPWAIMCAYNKINGVYASENHLLLEDILRDAWGFQGYVVSDWGAVHDRVKGIMAGLNLEMPGSGDVNRKKIIEAVKAGQLPESRLDQVVAGLLAVVLKATESRRGGVRVDVDEHHALARRAAGESIILLKNEDDLLPLETGGKKKIAVIGAFAKDPRYQGAGSSQVNPTRISNAYAELAALLGGDERLSYASGYDLEGVTTAQLLEEARQQAKSADLAIVFAGLPDSHESEGFDRSTLDIPEGHNRLIDAVSQVQPNTVVVLMNGSAITMPWVGRVKAILEGWLTGQAGGGAIADILTGKVNPSAKLAETFPTRVEDTPTFTEFPGLNQQARYGEGVFIGYRYYDKKNITPLFPFGFGLSYTTFAYSELSFSAPSIHETESLTVELKVKNTGKVAGKEIVQLYVREDKPVVSRPDKELKAFTKVALEPGEEKTVRFTLSRRDFAYYNTNLHRWSVNPGRFDILVGGSSRNLPLRKHVLVEVAQQEVPSLSRHSLVKEFKDHPKGKEFYPQLVGVIMGGTTEEPGGVKRTPEEERARKKAEMSTLVFAHDMPVYKLVLFSEGKFSEQKLNDILARVQ; translated from the coding sequence ATGTCCGAACAAATCAAAGACTACAAGGCCAGAGCGCAGCACCTGGTGTCCCAGATGACGCTGGAGGAGAAAGCCCTGCTCATGTCTGGCAATGGCGCGTGGACGACCCACAAGGTCGAACGCCTGGGAATTCCTTCCATCTTCATGGCGGATGGCCCGCATGGGCTCCGGAAGGCATTGGGGCCCAATACGGCGGACAGCGTCCCCGCGACCTGCTTCCCCACCGCGTCCGCCCTGGCCTCGAGCTGGGACACGGAGCTCCTCGCGGAGATTGGCGCCGCCCTGGCACGCGAGGCGCAGGCCAACGACGTCCAGTTGTTGCTGGGTCCGGGCAACAACATGAAGCGCTCTCCCCTGGGCGGGCGCAACTTCGAGTACTTCTCCGAGGATCCCTTCCTCGCCGGCCACCTGGCCGCCTCGTACATCAACGGGTTGCAGGGCCAGGGGGTGGGAAGCACCCTGAAGCACTTCGCGGTGAACAATCAGGAGCACGAGCGGATGGTGAGCAGCTCCATCGTGGATGAGCGCACCCTGCACGAAATCTACCTGCCCGCCTTCGAGATCGCCGTCACCCAGGCCCAGCCGTGGGCGATCATGTGCGCCTACAACAAGATCAACGGCGTCTATGCCTCCGAGAACCACCTGCTGCTCGAGGACATCCTCCGGGATGCGTGGGGCTTCCAGGGGTACGTGGTGTCCGACTGGGGCGCCGTGCATGATCGCGTGAAGGGCATCATGGCCGGGTTGAACCTGGAGATGCCTGGCAGCGGCGACGTGAACCGCAAGAAGATCATCGAGGCCGTCAAGGCGGGCCAGCTGCCGGAGTCTCGCCTGGACCAGGTGGTGGCCGGACTGCTCGCCGTGGTCCTCAAGGCCACGGAGAGCCGCCGCGGCGGTGTCCGCGTCGACGTGGACGAGCACCATGCCCTGGCGCGGCGGGCGGCGGGCGAGAGCATCATCCTCCTGAAGAACGAGGATGACCTGCTGCCGCTGGAGACCGGAGGAAAGAAGAAGATCGCCGTGATTGGCGCGTTCGCCAAGGACCCCCGCTACCAGGGCGCTGGAAGCTCGCAGGTGAATCCGACCCGTATCTCCAACGCCTATGCCGAGCTGGCGGCGCTCCTCGGTGGCGACGAGCGCCTGTCCTACGCGAGCGGCTATGACCTGGAGGGGGTCACCACCGCGCAACTGCTCGAGGAGGCGCGGCAGCAGGCGAAGAGCGCGGACCTGGCCATCGTCTTCGCCGGTCTGCCGGACAGCCACGAGTCCGAGGGCTTCGACCGCTCCACCCTGGACATCCCCGAGGGCCACAACCGGTTGATCGACGCGGTCAGCCAGGTGCAGCCCAACACCGTGGTGGTGTTGATGAACGGCTCGGCCATCACCATGCCCTGGGTGGGCCGGGTGAAGGCCATCCTGGAGGGCTGGCTGACGGGACAGGCCGGCGGCGGCGCCATCGCCGACATCCTGACCGGCAAGGTCAACCCCTCGGCGAAGCTGGCGGAGACCTTCCCGACGCGGGTGGAGGACACGCCGACCTTCACCGAGTTCCCCGGTCTCAACCAGCAGGCCCGCTACGGCGAGGGCGTCTTCATCGGTTACCGGTACTACGACAAGAAGAACATCACGCCGCTGTTCCCGTTTGGTTTTGGTCTGAGCTACACGACCTTCGCCTACTCGGAGCTGAGCTTCAGCGCTCCGTCCATCCATGAAACCGAGAGCCTGACCGTGGAACTGAAGGTCAAGAACACGGGGAAGGTGGCGGGAAAGGAGATCGTCCAGCTCTACGTCCGCGAGGACAAGCCCGTGGTCAGCCGTCCGGACAAGGAGCTCAAGGCCTTCACCAAGGTGGCGCTCGAGCCCGGCGAGGAGAAGACGGTGCGCTTCACGCTGAGCCGGCGTGATTTCGCCTACTACAACACCAATCTCCACCGCTGGTCCGTCAACCCGGGCCGCTTCGACATCCTGGTCGGTGGCTCGTCCCGGAACCTGCCCCTGCGCAAGCACGTCCTGGTGGAGGTGGCCCAGCAGGAGGTCCCCTCGCTGTCACGCCACTCCCTGGTGAAGGAGTTCAAGGACCACCCCAAGGGCAAGGAGTTCTACCCCCAGCTGGTGGGCGTCATCATGGGCGGGACGACCGAGGAGCCCGGCGGCGTCAAGCGCACGCCCGAGGAGGAGCGCGCCCGGAAGAAGGCCGAGATGTCGACGCTGGTGTTCGCCCACGACATGCCCGTCTACAAGCTGGTGCTCTTCTCCGAGGGCAAGTTCTCCGAGCAGAAGCTCAACGACATCCTGGCGCGGGTGCAGTAG